The Limnochorda sp. LNt genome includes a region encoding these proteins:
- a CDS encoding transcription repressor NadR, whose amino-acid sequence MGSVVSPPGRGDGTEAGMPSERSPEARRQALLDLLRQADGPVPGSRLAERLGVSRQIIVQDVTVLRAAGAPILATPKGYLLTEPNRPDPRWACRRVLAVSHGPDDIETELDAICDLGGRVVDVIVEHPLYGELRGLVMTASRADVDEFVQSLRASGAAPLLALTGGPHLHTIEAASEARLDAIARRLRELGFLMEG is encoded by the coding sequence ATGGGGTCGGTGGTCTCGCCTCCCGGCAGGGGTGACGGTACCGAGGCGGGCATGCCGTCGGAGCGCAGCCCCGAGGCTCGCCGGCAGGCCCTGCTGGACCTGCTGCGGCAGGCCGACGGGCCGGTGCCCGGCAGCCGTCTGGCCGAGCGGCTGGGCGTCAGCCGTCAGATCATCGTGCAGGACGTGACCGTGTTGCGGGCGGCGGGGGCGCCCATCCTGGCCACCCCCAAGGGCTACCTCCTGACCGAGCCCAACCGGCCCGACCCCCGTTGGGCATGCCGGCGCGTGCTGGCCGTCAGCCACGGCCCCGACGACATCGAGACGGAGCTCGACGCCATCTGCGACCTGGGCGGTCGGGTGGTCGACGTCATCGTGGAGCACCCCCTGTACGGGGAGCTGCGGGGCCTGGTCATGACGGCGAGCCGGGCGGACGTCGACGAGTTCGTCCAGAGCCTGCGCGCCAGCGGGGCGGCACCGCTGCTGGCGCTCACCGGCGGGCCTCACCTGCACACCATCGAGGCGGCCAGCGAGGCCAGGCTCGACGCCATCGCCCGGCGCCTGCGGGAGCTGGGCTTCCTGATGGAGGGCTGA
- a CDS encoding GntR family transcriptional regulator, whose amino-acid sequence MGDGSGDTVLRAGALPLYHQLQHLMRNAIESGRWAPGQRLPGERELMRQYGVSRTTVREALEALARDGLVVRQQGRGTFVAPRPLIATLARLQGFTEELQALGRPVGVTVLHAGPVPAPPEAAEALQLEPGARVVEISRVVVLDGQPLFTDESFLLPGPGRLVLAAEPGQTIYAALEAVGFKPATGEQTIEAAPATRREAQHLGIRPGEPVLLIRRVTRMADGAPLEYRRVAYRGDRYRYRVALVRQPPGEPARA is encoded by the coding sequence GTGGGCGACGGCTCAGGCGACACGGTGCTGCGGGCGGGGGCGCTGCCCCTCTACCACCAGCTCCAGCACCTGATGCGCAACGCCATCGAGTCGGGGCGCTGGGCCCCGGGCCAGCGCCTGCCCGGCGAGCGCGAGCTGATGCGCCAGTACGGCGTCAGCCGCACCACGGTGCGCGAGGCCCTCGAGGCCCTGGCGCGCGACGGGCTCGTCGTGCGCCAGCAGGGACGGGGGACCTTCGTAGCCCCGAGGCCCCTCATCGCCACGTTGGCCAGGCTGCAGGGCTTCACCGAGGAGCTGCAGGCGCTGGGGCGGCCCGTCGGCGTCACCGTGCTGCACGCGGGCCCCGTCCCGGCGCCGCCCGAGGCGGCCGAGGCGCTGCAGCTGGAGCCGGGGGCCCGGGTCGTCGAGATCAGCCGGGTGGTGGTGCTCGACGGCCAGCCCCTGTTCACCGACGAGAGCTTCCTGCTGCCAGGTCCCGGCCGCCTGGTGCTGGCGGCCGAGCCGGGTCAGACCATCTACGCCGCCCTGGAGGCGGTGGGCTTCAAGCCTGCCACCGGCGAGCAGACCATCGAGGCCGCCCCTGCCACCCGCCGCGAGGCCCAGCACCTGGGCATCCGCCCGGGCGAGCCCGTGCTGCTCATCCGGCGGGTGACCCGCATGGCCGACGGCGCCCCGCTGGAGTACCGGCGGGTCGCCTACCGGGGCGACCGCTACCGCTACCGGGTGGCGCTCGTGCGCCAGCCGCCGGGCGAGCCGGCGCGGGCCTGA
- a CDS encoding sodium:solute symporter family protein: protein MSPAVLYGAFAAYLLLGTLVAALARRGLTREVESYFLANRRLGGLVSALSYAATTYSAFMMVGLAGLTYRGGVGALGFELVYLSGLSLVAFLGPRFWEAGRRWGLVSPAELLAVRYDSRLLGAVVAAASVIFLIPYSSVQLTGIALLLDRMSAGAIPFGAGLVLATAVAVVWAWMGGLRSVAWTDALQALIMMATALAITAGVVGQLGGLGGMFARLQLEAPEWLAVPGNGYFTWQTFVGLSLPWFFFAISNPQVSQRLFAPRDLAAMRRMLMGFLIFGLAYTLISILWGFAGRLLLPGLPNPDLVTPTLLASPHVPPALALLALVGISAAAISTTNSILLTLSSMVARDLFRPLRPEAGDRLQLAVGKGAILVIASLALAFAWAQGGLIALLSVASSAGLLVTVPALIGAFYWPRGTAAGALASVVMGGAVVLVTQWGNLRPLGLWPGVWGLAVSSLAYVGVSLLTRPATARARDFVAGLRQPA from the coding sequence ATGAGCCCGGCCGTGCTGTACGGGGCGTTCGCCGCCTACCTGCTCCTGGGCACGCTGGTGGCCGCGCTGGCGCGGCGTGGCCTCACCCGCGAGGTGGAGTCCTACTTCCTGGCCAACCGGCGCCTGGGCGGGCTCGTCTCAGCCCTCAGCTACGCGGCCACCACCTACAGCGCCTTCATGATGGTGGGACTGGCCGGGCTCACCTACCGGGGCGGGGTTGGAGCGCTGGGCTTCGAGCTCGTCTATCTGTCGGGGCTGTCGCTGGTGGCCTTCCTCGGGCCGCGCTTTTGGGAGGCGGGTCGCCGGTGGGGCCTGGTCTCGCCGGCCGAGCTGCTGGCCGTCCGCTACGACAGCCGCCTGCTGGGGGCCGTGGTGGCCGCCGCCTCGGTCATCTTCCTCATCCCGTACAGCTCCGTGCAGCTGACGGGCATCGCCCTGCTGCTCGACCGCATGAGCGCCGGAGCCATCCCCTTCGGGGCGGGGCTCGTGCTGGCCACGGCGGTCGCCGTCGTATGGGCATGGATGGGCGGGCTGCGCTCCGTCGCCTGGACCGACGCCTTGCAGGCCCTCATCATGATGGCCACGGCGCTGGCCATCACGGCGGGGGTGGTCGGCCAGCTCGGTGGGCTCGGCGGCATGTTCGCCCGGCTGCAGCTCGAGGCCCCGGAGTGGCTGGCCGTGCCGGGCAACGGCTACTTCACCTGGCAGACCTTCGTGGGGTTGTCGCTGCCCTGGTTCTTCTTCGCCATCTCCAACCCGCAGGTCTCCCAGCGCCTCTTCGCGCCCCGGGACCTGGCGGCGATGCGCCGGATGCTGATGGGCTTCCTGATCTTCGGGCTCGCCTACACCCTCATCTCCATCCTGTGGGGCTTCGCGGGACGACTGCTGCTGCCCGGCCTGCCCAACCCCGACCTCGTCACCCCCACCCTGCTGGCCTCGCCGCACGTGCCGCCCGCCCTGGCGCTGCTGGCGCTGGTGGGCATCAGCGCCGCAGCCATCTCCACCACCAACTCCATCCTGCTGACGCTGTCGTCCATGGTGGCCAGGGACCTCTTCCGCCCCCTGCGGCCCGAGGCCGGTGACCGGCTGCAGCTGGCGGTGGGCAAAGGCGCCATCCTGGTCATCGCCTCCCTGGCGCTGGCCTTCGCGTGGGCGCAGGGCGGGCTCATCGCCCTGCTCTCCGTCGCCTCGTCGGCCGGGCTGCTGGTGACGGTGCCGGCGCTCATCGGCGCCTTCTACTGGCCCCGCGGCACCGCGGCGGGCGCTTTGGCCAGCGTGGTGATGGGCGGCGCGGTGGTGCTGGTGACGCAGTGGGGCAACCTGCGTCCGCTGGGCCTGTGGCCGGGCGTCTGGGGGCTGGCGGTCTCGAGCCTCGCCTACGTGGGCGTCAGCCTGCTGACCCGCCCGGCCACGGCACGGGCGCGCGACTTCGTGGCGGGCCTGCGCCAGCCGGCCTGA
- a CDS encoding FadR/GntR family transcriptional regulator — protein sequence MKSDMETPGSPPSHDGAEDLKAAASPYNMGKVTRHSTARLVAEALLRFIRDNHLQKGDRLPPTVRLAGMLGVSLATLREGLKELEAYGIVSAQQGRGVFVESDRLDLLVRPAPFANLYPLEPAEVMDLMEARRLIEVETARLAAERAGPAQLDRMQALLEMMRAGKERPDEFIQHDMEFHMVIAESSGNVVYPRLLTAVRETFLVQQRMAVELPGAADRACRYHDQVYQAMARRDGRNASRAMAEHLEDIKIHLARALEATNDTPVTR from the coding sequence ATGAAGAGCGACATGGAGACCCCGGGATCTCCTCCGAGCCACGATGGAGCGGAGGACCTCAAGGCCGCCGCCTCCCCGTACAACATGGGCAAGGTGACCCGGCACAGCACCGCCCGCCTGGTCGCGGAGGCGCTGCTCCGCTTCATCCGGGACAACCACCTCCAGAAGGGCGATCGCCTCCCGCCGACGGTGCGCCTGGCCGGCATGCTGGGAGTGAGCCTCGCCACGCTGCGCGAGGGCCTCAAGGAGCTGGAGGCCTACGGGATCGTCTCGGCTCAGCAGGGCCGGGGGGTCTTCGTCGAGTCGGACCGGCTCGACCTGCTGGTGCGGCCGGCTCCCTTCGCCAACCTCTACCCGCTGGAGCCCGCCGAGGTGATGGATCTCATGGAGGCCCGGCGGCTCATCGAGGTGGAGACGGCCCGCCTGGCGGCCGAGAGGGCGGGCCCCGCCCAGCTGGATCGGATGCAGGCGCTGCTGGAGATGATGCGAGCCGGCAAGGAGAGGCCCGACGAGTTCATCCAGCATGACATGGAGTTCCACATGGTGATCGCCGAGAGTTCAGGCAACGTCGTCTACCCGCGGCTCTTGACGGCGGTGAGGGAGACGTTCCTGGTGCAGCAGCGGATGGCGGTCGAGCTGCCGGGGGCGGCTGACCGTGCCTGCCGCTACCACGATCAGGTCTACCAGGCCATGGCCCGGCGCGACGGGCGGAATGCTTCCCGCGCCATGGCCGAGCACCTGGAGGACATCAAGATCCACCTGGCGCGGGCGCTGGAGGCCACCAACGACACGCCGGTGACGCGATAG
- a CDS encoding methyl-accepting chemotaxis protein has protein sequence MHAVGQVATIGGRIRGLRLTIAWKAAAGVTALVAAVAVGLTVFAYRQAASAVTDIYRDRLAVAGAGRAQALAEELRRGAEHLAATAAEGWAADAARGLAMAFADAGADALRRAWVETNPVAPGQRLEQAGLSGDDTLYGVYHRAYHARLLAAAQALRAEDLALVDLEGRVVFTLQKGGDFGAALALGAASRAQGGSAGRTTPGMSAADLAPLASVVRQLATGAALAVGDVGAYRPAGAGAGVWAGVPVTSSLDGTLLGYLAVRWPAGLFEPVVRERAGLGETGQVLLVGGDDRVRFGPEGTTAGDPVPAHLAGAVQAARAAGATVGQVVQGPGDTPRLVAAQPISVLGHEWVMVAEGAQAEALAPLELFRQRMMAAGLGMSLLGVLVGALLSAGVSAPIRRVVGQLEGIARGRGDLTGRLPAAGRDEVGDLARAFNELMGSLQGLIGQVGQVAANLEGSSGSLARSADELRRSALQVSETIQQLARGVDQQSQLAARTQEEMQAAAAGVEELVALSARMSQAAAEAAQQAGEGAQAVEAVVRQSESIAASAAQWAESVQALGERSSSIGRIVEAITAIADQTNLLALNAAIEAARAGQHGQGFAVVAEEVRRLAEQARAAAQEIGGVLEQMARDVAAAVAGMQEGQRSVGQGIAVARQARERFALVHEAIERVVHDIGEAVSTAQQVAQRIHAAGAAVQEIVSVTEETAAGAEEIAAGAERQAEATETVATQAQEVAAQARRLTAQVAGFKV, from the coding sequence ATGCATGCCGTCGGACAGGTCGCAACCATCGGCGGGCGGATCCGGGGGCTGCGCCTCACCATCGCATGGAAGGCCGCGGCCGGCGTCACGGCCCTCGTCGCGGCGGTGGCGGTGGGCCTGACCGTCTTCGCCTACCGGCAAGCGGCCTCGGCCGTCACCGACATCTACCGGGACCGGCTGGCCGTCGCCGGTGCGGGAAGGGCGCAGGCGCTGGCGGAGGAGCTGCGGCGGGGTGCGGAGCACCTGGCCGCGACGGCCGCGGAGGGATGGGCGGCCGATGCGGCCAGGGGGCTGGCCATGGCCTTCGCCGACGCCGGTGCCGACGCCCTTCGGCGGGCCTGGGTCGAGACCAACCCCGTAGCGCCCGGCCAGCGCCTCGAGCAGGCCGGGCTGAGCGGCGACGACACGCTCTACGGCGTCTACCACCGCGCCTACCATGCCCGGCTGCTCGCGGCGGCGCAGGCGTTGCGGGCCGAGGACCTGGCCCTGGTCGACCTCGAGGGGCGCGTCGTCTTCACGCTGCAGAAGGGGGGCGACTTCGGGGCGGCGCTGGCGCTGGGGGCGGCGTCGCGTGCGCAGGGCGGCAGCGCTGGCCGCACGACGCCGGGGATGTCCGCCGCCGATCTCGCCCCGCTGGCCTCGGTGGTGAGGCAGCTCGCGACGGGTGCGGCGCTGGCGGTGGGCGATGTGGGCGCCTACCGGCCTGCGGGGGCCGGCGCAGGGGTGTGGGCGGGCGTCCCGGTGACGAGCTCCCTCGACGGGACGCTGCTCGGCTACCTGGCGGTGCGGTGGCCGGCCGGGCTCTTCGAGCCGGTGGTACGTGAGCGGGCCGGGCTCGGCGAGACGGGTCAGGTGCTGCTGGTGGGAGGCGACGACCGGGTGCGATTCGGGCCCGAGGGCACGACGGCCGGCGATCCCGTGCCCGCCCACCTGGCGGGAGCGGTGCAGGCGGCGCGGGCCGCCGGCGCCACCGTCGGGCAGGTGGTGCAGGGGCCGGGGGACACGCCGCGCCTGGTGGCAGCGCAGCCCATCTCCGTGCTGGGGCACGAGTGGGTCATGGTGGCCGAGGGGGCACAAGCCGAGGCGCTGGCGCCGCTCGAGCTCTTCCGGCAGCGGATGATGGCGGCAGGCCTGGGCATGTCCCTGCTGGGCGTGCTGGTGGGAGCCCTCCTCTCGGCGGGCGTATCGGCGCCCATCCGGCGCGTGGTGGGACAGCTCGAGGGGATCGCCCGCGGCCGCGGCGACCTGACGGGGCGCCTGCCGGCGGCCGGGCGCGACGAGGTGGGGGACCTGGCGCGTGCCTTCAACGAGCTGATGGGCTCGCTGCAGGGGCTCATCGGGCAGGTGGGCCAGGTGGCGGCCAACCTGGAGGGATCCAGCGGGAGCCTGGCCCGGTCCGCCGACGAGCTGCGCCGCAGCGCGCTGCAGGTGAGCGAGACCATCCAGCAACTGGCCCGCGGCGTCGACCAGCAAAGCCAGCTGGCCGCGCGCACCCAAGAGGAGATGCAGGCGGCCGCGGCCGGGGTGGAGGAGCTGGTGGCCCTCAGCGCTCGCATGAGCCAGGCGGCGGCCGAGGCGGCGCAGCAGGCGGGCGAGGGGGCCCAGGCCGTCGAGGCGGTGGTGCGCCAGAGCGAGTCCATCGCCGCCTCTGCTGCCCAGTGGGCCGAGAGCGTGCAGGCACTGGGCGAGCGGTCCTCCTCCATCGGGCGCATCGTGGAGGCCATCACGGCCATCGCCGACCAGACCAATCTCCTGGCGCTCAACGCCGCCATCGAGGCGGCCCGCGCGGGCCAGCACGGGCAGGGGTTCGCCGTGGTGGCGGAGGAGGTGCGGCGGCTGGCCGAGCAGGCGCGGGCCGCGGCCCAGGAGATCGGCGGCGTGCTGGAGCAGATGGCCCGCGACGTCGCGGCGGCCGTCGCCGGCATGCAGGAGGGCCAGCGGTCAGTCGGGCAGGGGATCGCGGTGGCGCGCCAGGCCCGGGAGCGTTTCGCGCTGGTGCACGAAGCCATCGAGCGGGTGGTGCACGACATCGGGGAGGCGGTGAGCACCGCCCAGCAGGTGGCGCAGCGTATCCACGCCGCCGGGGCTGCCGTCCAGGAGATCGTCTCGGTGACCGAGGAGACCGCCGCCGGGGCGGAGGAGATCGCGGCCGGAGCCGAGCGGCAGGCCGAGGCGACCGAGACCGTGGCCACCCAGGCCCAGGAGGTCGCGGCCCAGGCCCGCCGCCTGACGGCCCAGGTGGCCGGCTTCAAGGTGTAG
- a CDS encoding acyl-CoA dehydrogenase family protein has translation MTSREGAAMAVAAAGWRLSEEQEAFRRLTRQLAETHIAPRAREYDRTGEFPWDVVQLFREQDLFSLCIPEAYGGAGTDLLTLAVVIEELARVDATASLILAVQELGSLPIILGGDEAQKRRWLPPLATGERLAAFALTEPEAGSDAAAIRTRATRRGDRWVLEGTKRFITNGSVADVVVVFATVDPSLGHRGVTAFVVEKGTPGFSVSRVEEKMGLHASPTAELVFDGCEVPLDHRLGGEGEGFKIAMMTLDRSRPGVAAQALGIAQGALDYAVGYLKERRQFGKALAEFQGLQFMVADMATQVEAARQLLYHACRLIHEHGYGRLPAEINRYAAMAKLFCSDVAMRVTTDAVQLLGGYGYVKEHPVERMMRDAKITQIYEGTNQIQRLVIARSLLG, from the coding sequence GTGACGAGTAGGGAGGGAGCGGCCATGGCGGTGGCGGCCGCGGGCTGGCGCTTGAGCGAGGAGCAGGAGGCCTTCCGGCGCCTGACCCGGCAGCTGGCCGAGACCCACATCGCCCCGCGGGCGAGGGAGTACGACCGCACCGGGGAGTTCCCCTGGGACGTGGTGCAGCTCTTCCGGGAGCAGGACCTCTTCAGCCTCTGCATTCCCGAGGCTTACGGCGGGGCCGGCACCGATCTGCTGACGCTCGCCGTGGTCATCGAGGAGCTGGCCCGGGTCGACGCCACGGCCTCGCTGATCCTGGCCGTGCAGGAGCTGGGCTCGCTGCCCATCATCCTGGGGGGCGACGAGGCTCAGAAGCGGCGGTGGCTGCCCCCGCTGGCCACGGGGGAGAGGCTGGCGGCCTTCGCCCTCACGGAGCCCGAGGCGGGCTCGGATGCGGCCGCCATCCGCACCCGTGCCACGCGACGGGGCGACCGGTGGGTGCTGGAGGGGACCAAGCGCTTCATCACCAACGGCAGCGTCGCCGACGTCGTGGTGGTCTTCGCCACGGTGGACCCCTCGCTCGGGCACCGGGGCGTCACGGCCTTCGTCGTGGAGAAGGGCACCCCGGGCTTCTCGGTGAGCCGGGTCGAGGAGAAGATGGGGCTGCACGCTTCGCCCACGGCCGAGCTGGTCTTCGACGGGTGCGAGGTGCCGCTGGATCACCGACTGGGTGGGGAGGGCGAGGGCTTCAAGATCGCGATGATGACCCTGGACCGCTCCCGGCCCGGGGTGGCGGCCCAGGCCCTGGGCATCGCCCAGGGCGCCCTCGACTACGCCGTGGGCTACCTCAAGGAGCGCCGCCAGTTCGGCAAGGCGCTGGCCGAGTTCCAGGGGCTGCAGTTCATGGTGGCGGACATGGCCACGCAGGTGGAGGCGGCGCGCCAGCTCCTCTACCACGCCTGCAGGCTCATCCACGAGCACGGATACGGGCGGCTGCCCGCCGAGATCAACCGCTACGCCGCCATGGCCAAACTCTTCTGCTCCGACGTGGCCATGCGGGTGACGACGGACGCCGTACAGCTGCTCGGCGGCTACGGCTACGTCAAGGAGCACCCCGTCGAGCGCATGATGCGCGACGCCAAGATCACCCAGATCTACGAGGGCACCAACCAGATCCAGCGGCTGGTCATCGCCCGCAGCCTGCTGGGGTGA
- a CDS encoding enoyl-CoA hydratase/isomerase family protein has product MLVRYETRDGYAVVTLDRPDKYNALSLALLRELSAAMDRAEADDAVRVVVLTGAGRAFCAGADVSEMEPVSSAAEAERWVSERAPLFERVAACPKPVIAAINGAALGGGLEIAMQADIRIAARSARLGQPEIRLGIIPGAGGTQRLPRLVGLGRALEWLLTGEPMEAEEAWRIGLVNRVVPDEACLVEAERLAARLAAQPPVALRLIKEVARRGLEGPLATGMAAERQAFVLALTTEDAQEGRRAFLEKRPPAPFKGR; this is encoded by the coding sequence GTGCTGGTACGCTACGAGACCCGTGACGGCTACGCCGTCGTCACCCTCGACCGTCCCGACAAGTACAATGCGCTCAGCCTGGCGCTGCTACGGGAGCTGTCCGCGGCCATGGATCGGGCGGAGGCCGACGACGCCGTCCGGGTCGTGGTGCTGACGGGAGCCGGGCGCGCCTTCTGCGCCGGGGCCGACGTGAGCGAGATGGAGCCGGTGAGCTCGGCGGCCGAGGCGGAGCGGTGGGTGAGCGAGCGGGCGCCGCTCTTCGAGCGGGTGGCCGCCTGCCCCAAGCCCGTCATCGCCGCGATCAACGGCGCCGCGCTGGGGGGCGGGCTGGAGATCGCCATGCAGGCCGACATCCGCATCGCCGCTCGCAGCGCCAGGCTGGGCCAGCCGGAGATCCGGCTGGGCATCATCCCGGGCGCCGGCGGCACCCAGCGCCTCCCCCGGCTCGTCGGTCTGGGGCGGGCGCTGGAGTGGCTGCTGACCGGCGAGCCCATGGAGGCAGAGGAGGCCTGGCGCATCGGCCTGGTCAACCGGGTCGTGCCCGACGAGGCCTGCCTGGTCGAGGCCGAGCGGCTGGCGGCGCGGCTGGCGGCCCAGCCGCCGGTGGCGCTGCGGCTCATCAAGGAGGTGGCGCGTCGTGGCCTGGAGGGGCCCCTGGCGACGGGGATGGCCGCCGAGCGGCAGGCCTTCGTGCTGGCCCTGACCACCGAGGACGCCCAGGAGGGGCGCCGCGCCTTCCTCGAGAAGCGGCCGCCCGCTCCCTTCAAGGGCCGCTAG
- a CDS encoding ATP-binding protein: MSSRLVERLQAVRRLVFYDGVLRDGGVVQALVGLLEALADAEAGPASAGPAGGRIWQAARELTARLLARCETEGRSGPSAPASPLWSDALVEAILTDANPFSQEAARCDSLDRLPAALRQAAAHDLRCLQALATLPPSEVEGALLSRGLPWPQGLWAVPSRADRGTLRPRRDLVESLHAAFARASDFAACLEDLAAYYRAVGPGVVGRYAVLRWDGTRLSGIPHPDPVRLEHLVGYEREREQVVRNTQRFVAGAPAHHLLLYGPRGTGKSATVKALAAAFADRGLRLVELRPADLDSLPHLLETLRPYRQRFVVFIDDVSFGEADAAFKELKATLEGSAQACPPNVRVYATSNRRHLVREQALQDGAARPQDEVNETLSLADRFGVTVFFPPCDQALYLRIVEGVARQAGVAVAPTDAPPTGQGPWRPIQPATLHKLALEWAMRHNDRSPRTAVQFVAELAGELGLPRPEA, encoded by the coding sequence GTGTCGAGCCGGCTCGTGGAGAGGCTGCAGGCGGTCCGGCGTCTCGTCTTCTACGACGGCGTGCTGCGCGACGGTGGCGTGGTGCAGGCGCTGGTCGGGCTCCTGGAGGCGCTCGCGGACGCCGAGGCGGGCCCGGCCTCTGCCGGACCGGCAGGCGGCCGTATCTGGCAGGCGGCTCGAGAGCTGACGGCTCGCCTGCTGGCGAGGTGCGAGACCGAGGGGCGGTCGGGCCCGTCGGCTCCGGCGTCGCCTCTCTGGTCGGATGCCCTGGTGGAGGCGATCCTGACCGACGCCAATCCGTTCAGCCAGGAGGCGGCTCGCTGCGACTCGCTGGACCGACTGCCGGCCGCGTTGCGGCAGGCGGCGGCCCACGACTTGCGCTGCCTGCAGGCCCTCGCGACCTTGCCTCCCTCGGAGGTGGAGGGAGCCCTGCTCTCCCGGGGGCTGCCGTGGCCGCAGGGGCTCTGGGCGGTACCCTCCCGAGCCGACCGGGGCACGTTGCGGCCCCGCAGAGATCTGGTCGAGTCCCTGCACGCCGCCTTTGCCAGGGCGTCGGACTTCGCCGCCTGCCTCGAGGATCTGGCCGCTTACTACCGTGCCGTGGGGCCGGGGGTGGTCGGCCGCTATGCCGTGTTGCGCTGGGACGGGACCCGGCTGAGCGGCATCCCGCATCCCGACCCGGTGCGGCTGGAGCACCTCGTGGGCTACGAACGGGAGCGGGAGCAGGTGGTGCGCAACACGCAGCGGTTCGTCGCCGGGGCGCCGGCACACCACCTGCTGCTCTACGGCCCCAGGGGCACCGGCAAGTCGGCCACCGTCAAGGCGCTGGCGGCGGCCTTCGCCGACCGTGGCCTGCGGCTGGTGGAGCTCCGGCCAGCCGACCTGGACAGCCTGCCTCACCTGCTGGAGACGTTGCGTCCCTACCGGCAGCGCTTCGTCGTCTTCATCGACGATGTCTCCTTCGGCGAGGCGGACGCAGCCTTCAAAGAGCTCAAGGCCACCCTCGAGGGCTCGGCCCAGGCCTGCCCACCCAACGTGCGGGTCTACGCGACCTCCAACCGGCGGCACCTGGTGCGCGAGCAGGCCTTGCAGGATGGCGCCGCCCGTCCGCAGGACGAGGTCAACGAGACCCTCTCCCTCGCGGACCGGTTCGGCGTCACGGTCTTCTTCCCGCCGTGCGACCAGGCTCTGTACCTGCGCATCGTCGAGGGCGTCGCCCGGCAGGCCGGGGTGGCGGTGGCGCCGACCGACGCGCCTCCGACGGGCCAGGGCCCGTGGCGGCCCATCCAACCCGCCACCCTCCACAAGCTCGCCCTGGAGTGGGCCATGCGTCACAACGACCGTTCGCCGCGGACGGCGGTGCAGTTCGTGGCCGAGCTGGCGGGCGAGTTAGGGCTTCCGAGACCGGAAGCATAG
- a CDS encoding acyl-CoA dehydrogenase family protein, which yields MEATTGPVAVQEGREGPAAAHPCFRPEHEALRQTVRELVARHLRPHARAWEEARAFPKEVFRLLGEHGLLGLRVPESLGGAGLDWFATLAFVEELHRCGSGGLAMAVMVHTDMALPPLVRWGTPDQHRRFVEPAVRGERVLAIAMTEPWAGSDLAGIRTTARRVDGGWVLDGTKTFITNGAIADVVLVAARTDPKAGRKGISLFLVERGTPGFRTARLIDKVGMHSSDTGELVFEGCHVPDANLLGEPGRGFYHLMWELLGERLVIAAGVVAMAQEALELAVAHVQSRHAFGRPLARFQALQHRLADMAARLEAARQLVYWAAWRMQSGLDAVQAVMMAKLVATRTAFEMADEALQLHGGYGYTLEHDVQRIWRDVRLYRIGGGTDEMLREVISREMGLRPSRTGSERDE from the coding sequence ATGGAGGCGACCACCGGGCCGGTGGCGGTCCAGGAGGGGCGCGAGGGCCCGGCCGCAGCGCACCCCTGCTTCCGCCCCGAGCACGAGGCGTTACGACAGACGGTGCGCGAGCTGGTGGCGCGTCACTTGCGGCCGCACGCCCGGGCATGGGAAGAGGCTCGGGCCTTCCCGAAGGAGGTCTTCCGGCTGCTGGGGGAGCACGGCCTGCTGGGGCTTCGGGTGCCGGAGTCGTTGGGAGGAGCGGGGCTCGACTGGTTTGCCACGCTGGCCTTCGTGGAGGAGCTGCACCGTTGCGGATCCGGTGGGCTGGCCATGGCGGTGATGGTGCACACCGACATGGCGCTGCCGCCGCTGGTGCGGTGGGGCACGCCGGACCAGCACCGTCGCTTCGTGGAGCCGGCCGTGCGGGGCGAGCGGGTGCTGGCCATCGCCATGACGGAGCCCTGGGCCGGGTCGGACCTGGCCGGCATCCGCACGACGGCCCGGCGGGTCGACGGGGGCTGGGTGCTGGACGGCACCAAGACCTTCATCACCAACGGGGCCATCGCCGACGTGGTGCTGGTGGCGGCCAGGACGGACCCCAAGGCAGGGCGCAAAGGGATCAGCCTCTTCCTGGTCGAACGGGGCACGCCCGGCTTCCGCACCGCCCGGCTCATCGACAAGGTGGGGATGCACAGCTCCGACACCGGCGAGCTGGTCTTCGAGGGGTGTCACGTCCCCGACGCCAATCTGCTGGGCGAGCCGGGCCGGGGCTTCTACCACCTGATGTGGGAGCTCTTGGGGGAGCGGCTGGTCATCGCCGCCGGGGTGGTGGCCATGGCCCAGGAGGCGCTGGAGCTGGCCGTCGCCCACGTGCAGAGCCGCCACGCCTTCGGCCGGCCCCTCGCGCGGTTCCAGGCGCTGCAGCATCGCCTTGCCGATATGGCGGCTCGGCTGGAGGCGGCCCGGCAGCTCGTCTACTGGGCGGCCTGGCGGATGCAGAGCGGGCTCGATGCGGTGCAGGCCGTCATGATGGCCAAGCTGGTGGCGACCCGGACGGCCTTCGAGATGGCCGACGAGGCGCTGCAGCTGCACGGCGGCTACGGCTACACGCTGGAGCACGACGTGCAGCGGATCTGGCGCGACGTCCGGCTCTACCGCATCGGAGGCGGCACCGACGAGATGTTGCGCGAAGTCATTTCCCGGGAAATGGGCCTGCGCCCGAGCCGGACGGGCTCGGAACGTGACGAGTAG